A window of Sporanaerobacter acetigenes DSM 13106 contains these coding sequences:
- a CDS encoding DUF6096 family protein, which yields MRYTEFKVGDNEYKLRLAANEMVNIEKKIGANILDIFMKEGQIPTMEELLMVLHGSLQKFQHNITLADTYDIYDEYVDDGGTFEDLIEVIIDVFEVSGFFKKEDLEEGKKKLEESQKKKSK from the coding sequence ATGAGATATACAGAATTTAAAGTAGGAGATAATGAATATAAATTAAGGCTTGCAGCAAATGAAATGGTTAATATAGAAAAGAAAATAGGGGCTAATATATTAGATATATTCATGAAAGAAGGTCAAATTCCTACTATGGAAGAATTGCTGATGGTTCTCCATGGTTCACTTCAAAAGTTCCAACATAACATCACTCTAGCAGATACTTATGATATTTATGATGAATATGTAGATGATGGCGGTACTTTTGAAGATTTAATAGAAGTAATCATAGATGTATTTGAGGTAAGTGGTTTTTTCAAGAAAGAGGATCTAGAGGAGGGGAAAAAGAAGCTGGAGGAATCACAGAAGAAAAAGAGCAAATAA